A genomic region of bacterium contains the following coding sequences:
- a CDS encoding 4Fe-4S dicluster domain-containing protein, which produces MLRVEIHDKACRGCQMCVDICPTDVFSFDEFTMKASVKIATDCIACLSCSYLCPSHAITHFEYHVTKNFYRDLEFTSRMGRFL; this is translated from the coding sequence ATGCTGCGAGTTGAGATACACGATAAGGCGTGTCGCGGGTGTCAAATGTGCGTCGATATTTGTCCGACCGACGTCTTTTCGTTCGACGAGTTTACTATGAAAGCAAGTGTGAAAATCGCTACCGACTGTATCGCTTGCTTAAGCTGTTCATACTTGTGTCCCTCCCATGCGATTACTCACTTCGAATATCATGTCACAAAAAACTTCTACCGTGACTTAGAATTCACCAGTCGGATGGGGAGGTTTCTATGA
- a CDS encoding Ni/Fe hydrogenase subunit alpha: MSKTFVIDPVTRIEGHAKVFLDVGDDGKLIDGGLVVNELRGFERILVGVEADRVPLITARICGVCPSAHHLAASKALDAAAGVVPPPAAVLLRELLFMGHMIHSHVLSLFVLSGPDLVLGLDSNPATRNIVGVVKAVPEIAKKALQLRTIGQRINEMIGGRGIHPVTSVAGGISFKLDQEKHATLVNWTDEALSLACELLPIIKSLFRKLLEANPAILATWTFPTWYMGTVKNGKLSYCDGNLRIIDENGNIKREFSALEYSDFIVESALDWSYMKPVYFKNGEISQSYRVGTLARINCADSFDTPLAEHELTEFRAEFGRPAHCSVMQIFARAIELIYSCENAKRIVANPAIWGETRVPVKFRGSRGVGHVEAPRGTLIHDYEIDEDGIVRSANLIVATQQNYSAINRGIMQAASSHVIGKNDKEALNAVEFSIRCFDPCLSCATHAAGQMPLIIEVRHNGETIRQIRRNADAAS, encoded by the coding sequence GTGAGCAAAACATTTGTTATTGATCCCGTCACACGGATTGAAGGACATGCGAAAGTGTTTCTTGATGTCGGCGACGACGGAAAACTAATCGACGGTGGTTTGGTGGTCAACGAACTGCGCGGTTTTGAACGAATACTGGTCGGGGTCGAAGCGGATCGGGTTCCCTTGATTACGGCGCGGATTTGCGGGGTTTGTCCGTCGGCACATCACCTTGCAGCATCGAAAGCTTTGGATGCCGCCGCTGGTGTCGTACCACCGCCGGCGGCGGTGTTACTGCGCGAACTGCTTTTCATGGGTCACATGATTCATTCCCACGTCCTCTCATTGTTTGTTTTATCAGGACCGGATCTGGTGTTGGGTCTCGATTCCAATCCGGCGACCCGAAATATCGTCGGGGTTGTCAAAGCGGTTCCCGAAATTGCCAAAAAAGCGCTCCAATTGCGAACCATCGGACAACGAATCAACGAGATGATCGGTGGACGAGGAATTCATCCGGTGACTTCAGTCGCTGGCGGGATTTCCTTCAAACTCGATCAAGAGAAACATGCAACTTTGGTTAATTGGACCGATGAGGCGTTATCGCTTGCCTGCGAATTGCTACCAATAATCAAGTCGCTTTTCCGCAAACTGTTGGAGGCGAATCCTGCAATTCTGGCAACTTGGACGTTTCCGACATGGTATATGGGCACAGTCAAGAATGGTAAACTGAGTTACTGTGATGGCAACTTGCGGATTATTGATGAAAATGGCAACATCAAACGTGAGTTCTCTGCGCTGGAGTACAGTGATTTCATCGTTGAATCAGCATTGGATTGGTCATACATGAAGCCGGTGTACTTCAAAAATGGCGAGATATCACAATCTTACCGGGTCGGAACACTGGCGAGAATCAACTGTGCAGATTCGTTTGACACTCCGTTAGCGGAACACGAGTTGACCGAATTTCGAGCGGAGTTTGGACGACCTGCCCATTGTAGTGTGATGCAAATATTTGCCCGGGCAATCGAGTTGATTTACTCGTGCGAAAACGCAAAGCGGATAGTCGCAAACCCGGCGATATGGGGAGAAACCCGAGTCCCCGTGAAGTTTCGTGGCAGCCGGGGCGTCGGTCACGTTGAAGCACCACGGGGTACGTTAATCCACGATTATGAGATTGACGAAGATGGCATTGTGCGCTCAGCAAACCTGATTGTTGCAACTCAGCAGAACTATTCCGCCATCAATCGGGGAATAATGCAGGCGGCGTCATCCCATGTAATCGGTAAGAACGATAAAGAAGCGCTCAACGCGGTTGAGTTTTCGATTCGATGTTTTGATCCATGCCTCTCCTGCGCGACTCATGCGGCGGGTCAGATGCCGTTAATCATCGAAGTTCGACACAACGGAGAAACAATTCGACAAATCAGGAGGAACGCTGATGCTGCGAGTTGA
- a CDS encoding methyl viologen-reducing hydrogenase, which translates to MSDRKVTINIEWLSDCGGCHVGIVDSHEKILDILGAVEIQHCPVLTDIKDYPPADLGLVSGAIRSEHDLHAALEMRKSCKNIVAFGTCAVYGGIPGASIVHSREDILNTVYVDNKTTVTHTPPMSRVSKLEKLVTPLDEVIPVDLYLPGCPPHAAFIFDALLALVNGRPPKAKDESVCASCERTMKKTDTTKIKQNHDGLPDKDTCLLSQGYLCLGSITLDRCLAPCPINGVTCTGCAGPTMQVLTEPNRDIRTELADRMSRLTKIPQADIQKTIERQSKSHYSYAMASKMIGQKPTFLIKKWIAEVEEERL; encoded by the coding sequence ATGAGCGATCGAAAAGTAACAATCAATATCGAGTGGTTGAGTGACTGTGGCGGCTGTCATGTCGGAATCGTCGATTCACATGAGAAAATTCTGGATATACTTGGGGCAGTAGAGATACAACATTGTCCCGTTTTAACGGATATCAAGGATTATCCCCCCGCAGATTTGGGTTTGGTGTCGGGTGCGATCCGCAGTGAACACGATCTTCATGCCGCGCTCGAGATGCGAAAGAGTTGCAAGAACATTGTCGCGTTTGGGACCTGTGCTGTGTATGGTGGAATCCCCGGAGCAAGCATCGTTCACTCTCGGGAAGACATACTCAATACAGTTTATGTCGACAATAAAACAACGGTCACCCACACCCCTCCGATGTCAAGAGTTTCCAAACTTGAGAAGTTGGTTACCCCGCTTGATGAAGTAATTCCCGTCGATTTGTATTTACCAGGCTGCCCGCCCCACGCTGCGTTTATTTTCGATGCGTTACTCGCACTTGTCAACGGTCGTCCGCCCAAAGCAAAGGATGAATCCGTTTGTGCAAGTTGTGAGCGGACGATGAAAAAAACCGACACCACCAAAATCAAACAAAATCATGATGGTCTACCGGACAAAGACACCTGCCTGTTGAGTCAAGGATATCTTTGCTTAGGTTCAATCACCTTAGACCGCTGTTTAGCACCGTGCCCGATCAACGGTGTTACTTGTACCGGATGCGCGGGGCCAACCATGCAAGTACTCACCGAACCGAACCGCGATATCAGAACGGAGTTAGCTGACCGGATGAGTCGATTAACGAAGATACCACAGGCTGATATTCAAAAAACGATCGAGCGTCAATCGAAATCCCATTACTCTTATGCAATGGCGTCGAAGATGATTGGCCAGAAACCGACCTTTCTAATTAAGAAGTGGATCGCCGAAGTGGAAGAGGAGAGACTGTGA